In the genome of Aureimonas sp. OT7, one region contains:
- a CDS encoding M48 family metalloprotease, which yields MTATMSVRRGDPAGLRDRRAGWRVLACLSAGLALSACTSLGASMEDMASGASNQTGFLPAQQRQPISFESAQSNDPQSSIGRSQHPRILAAYGGAYSDPKLERALAAIVGRLAAYSDDPTRAYSITVLNSPNINAFALPGGYLYVTRGLLALANDSAEVAAVLAHEMGHVSANHGIKRQEREQAAELAGRVVSEVLSSPQDGQAALAKGQLSLASFSRNQELEADALGIRHIGRAGYDPYAAARFLEAMESFSRFRNAFQATNPELDFLASHPASAQRVDFARRHAAEFGGQGTGVADRDRYLTGIDGMLFGDTAAEGYVRERNFFHPGLGISFSVPRDFVIDNTAEAVLATGPGDTAIRFDGVAVSERTPLEDYVRSGWIGGLDQASVQPMRVHGLEAVNAKAQGGAYAFDITVIRVGGQVYRFLTAMPAASSNRLEPIAREISQSFRMMTAEERQGLKPLRIRVVTAGIGDTESSIAARMQGVDRKVELFRLLNGLSDSGGVRTGSRYKIISE from the coding sequence ATGACGGCCACCATGTCGGTTAGACGGGGCGATCCTGCCGGCCTGCGCGACAGGCGCGCCGGCTGGCGCGTGCTCGCCTGTCTTTCGGCGGGGCTGGCGCTGTCGGCCTGCACGTCGCTGGGTGCCAGTATGGAAGACATGGCGTCCGGCGCGTCGAACCAGACGGGTTTCCTGCCAGCCCAGCAGCGCCAGCCGATCAGCTTCGAGAGTGCGCAGTCCAACGATCCGCAATCCTCGATCGGACGCTCGCAGCATCCGCGTATCCTGGCCGCCTATGGCGGCGCCTATTCGGACCCGAAACTGGAGCGCGCGCTTGCTGCTATCGTCGGGCGCCTGGCTGCCTATTCCGACGATCCGACCAGGGCCTACTCGATCACGGTGTTGAACTCGCCGAACATCAATGCCTTCGCTTTGCCCGGCGGCTATCTCTACGTCACGCGCGGCCTTCTGGCGCTGGCCAACGACTCGGCGGAGGTTGCCGCCGTGCTGGCCCACGAGATGGGGCACGTTTCCGCCAACCACGGCATCAAGCGGCAGGAGCGGGAGCAGGCGGCGGAACTGGCCGGGCGCGTGGTCAGCGAAGTCCTGTCCAGCCCGCAGGACGGTCAGGCGGCGCTGGCGAAGGGGCAATTGAGCCTTGCCAGCTTCTCACGCAACCAGGAACTCGAAGCCGATGCCCTCGGCATCCGCCATATCGGCCGGGCCGGCTACGATCCTTATGCAGCCGCCCGCTTCCTGGAGGCGATGGAATCCTTCAGCCGATTCCGTAACGCCTTCCAGGCGACCAATCCGGAACTGGATTTTCTCGCGTCCCATCCGGCATCGGCGCAGCGCGTCGATTTCGCGCGCCGGCACGCCGCCGAGTTCGGTGGGCAGGGAACGGGCGTTGCGGACAGGGACCGCTATCTCACCGGCATCGATGGAATGCTGTTCGGTGACACGGCCGCGGAAGGCTATGTGCGCGAGCGCAATTTCTTCCACCCCGGCCTCGGCATATCGTTCAGCGTACCGCGGGACTTCGTCATCGACAACACGGCCGAGGCGGTACTGGCGACCGGGCCGGGGGATACGGCGATCCGCTTCGACGGCGTCGCGGTATCCGAGCGGACGCCGTTGGAGGACTATGTGCGCAGCGGGTGGATCGGCGGCCTCGACCAGGCGTCCGTCCAGCCGATGCGCGTCCACGGGCTCGAAGCGGTCAATGCCAAGGCGCAGGGCGGTGCCTATGCCTTCGACATCACCGTCATTCGCGTCGGCGGACAGGTCTACCGGTTCCTCACTGCGATGCCGGCTGCCTCGTCGAACCGGCTGGAGCCCATCGCGCGGGAAATATCGCAGAGCTTCCGCATGATGACGGCAGAAGAGCGCCAGGGCCTGAAGCCATTGCGCATCCGCGTCGTCACGGCCGGTATCGGCGATACCGAATCATCGATTGCCGCGCGAATGCAGGGCGTGGACCGCAAGGTGGAGCTGTTCCGGCTTCTCAACGGCCTGAGTGATTCCGGCGGCGTGCGGACCGGCTCGCGCTACAAGATCATTTCCGAATAG
- a CDS encoding aspartate kinase — protein MARLVLKFGGTSVADVDRIRNVARHVKREVDAGHEVAVVVSAMSGKTNELVGWCREASPIHDAREYDTVVASGEQVTAGLLAIVLQSMGVNARSWMGWQIPISTDTAHGAARIEDIDGSDITRRFAEGQVAVIAGFQGIAPDRRIATLGRGGSDTSAVAVAAALKADRCDIYTDVDGVYTTDPRIEPKARRMDRISFEEMLEMASLGAKVLQVRSVELAMVHKVRTFVRSSFEDPDAPGMGDFDNPPGTLICDEDEIVEQQVVTGIAYAKDEAQISLRRVEDRPGIAAAIFGPLADAGVNVDMIVQNISEDGTRTDMTFTVPASDLDKATSIIENAKSEMRFDVIQSEGGLTKVSVIGIGMRSHTGVAATAFKALANRGINIRAITTSEIKISILIDGEFSELAVRTLHSVYGLDKARP, from the coding sequence ATGGCGCGTCTCGTCCTCAAATTCGGCGGCACTTCGGTGGCCGATGTCGACCGTATCCGCAACGTGGCCCGCCACGTCAAACGCGAGGTCGATGCCGGTCACGAGGTCGCGGTGGTCGTCTCCGCCATGTCGGGCAAGACCAATGAGCTGGTCGGATGGTGCCGGGAGGCATCGCCGATCCATGACGCACGCGAGTACGATACCGTCGTCGCATCAGGAGAGCAGGTAACGGCCGGCCTCCTGGCCATCGTCCTGCAGTCGATGGGCGTCAATGCCCGCTCCTGGATGGGGTGGCAGATTCCCATATCGACCGACACCGCCCATGGTGCGGCCCGTATCGAGGACATCGACGGCTCCGATATCACCCGCCGTTTCGCCGAAGGGCAGGTGGCGGTGATCGCCGGCTTCCAGGGCATCGCGCCCGACAGGCGGATCGCCACGCTCGGGCGCGGCGGATCGGACACCAGCGCCGTCGCCGTCGCGGCTGCGCTGAAGGCCGACCGCTGCGACATCTATACGGATGTCGACGGCGTCTACACGACGGATCCGCGCATCGAGCCCAAGGCCCGCCGCATGGACCGCATCTCCTTCGAGGAAATGCTGGAAATGGCGTCGCTGGGCGCCAAGGTGCTGCAGGTTCGCTCCGTCGAACTGGCGATGGTTCACAAGGTGCGCACGTTCGTGCGTTCTTCTTTCGAGGATCCGGATGCGCCCGGCATGGGCGATTTCGACAACCCGCCGGGTACCCTCATTTGCGACGAGGATGAAATCGTGGAACAGCAGGTCGTCACCGGCATCGCCTACGCCAAGGACGAGGCGCAGATATCGCTTCGCCGCGTCGAGGACAGGCCCGGAATCGCCGCCGCCATCTTCGGCCCGCTGGCCGATGCCGGCGTGAACGTCGACATGATCGTGCAGAATATCTCCGAGGACGGAACCCGCACCGACATGACTTTCACGGTGCCCGCCAGCGACCTCGACAAGGCGACGTCGATCATCGAGAACGCCAAGTCGGAGATGCGCTTCGACGTCATCCAGTCGGAAGGCGGCCTGACGAAGGTGTCCGTCATCGGCATTGGCATGCGCAGCCATACGGGCGTCGCGGCCACGGCCTTCAAGGCACTGGCGAACCGGGGCATCAACATCCGCGCCATCACCACGTCGGAGATCAAGATCTCCATCCTGATCGACGGCGAGTTTTCCGAACTGGCGGTTCGGACCTTGCATTCGGTCTACGGTCTCGACAAAGCTCGTCCCTGA
- the fdxA gene encoding ferredoxin FdxA — MTYVVTDNCIRCKYTDCVEVCPVDCFYEGENMLVIHPDECIDCGVCEPECPAEAIKPDTEPGLDKWLQLNADFAEKWPNITIKRDAPADAKDMDGVENKLEKFFSAEPGAGD; from the coding sequence ATGACCTACGTGGTGACTGACAACTGCATTCGTTGCAAGTACACCGACTGCGTGGAGGTTTGCCCCGTCGACTGCTTCTACGAAGGCGAGAACATGCTCGTCATTCACCCGGACGAATGCATCGATTGCGGCGTTTGCGAGCCGGAGTGCCCGGCAGAGGCGATCAAGCCCGATACGGAGCCGGGGCTCGACAAGTGGCTGCAACTCAACGCCGACTTTGCCGAGAAGTGGCCCAACATCACGATCAAGCGAGACGCGCCGGCCGATGCCAAGGATATGGATGGCGTCGAGAACAAGCTCGAGAAGTTCTTCTCAGCGGAGCCGGGCGCCGGCGACTGA
- a CDS encoding RNA polymerase factor sigma-32 gives MKSQSAGRVMIRAAMAAPYLQRDEEYELAVRWKDLKDQDALHRMTAAHMRLVISMASKFRHFGLSMNDLIQEGHVGLLEAAARFEPEREVRFSTYATWWIRASIQDYILRNWSIVRGGTSSAQKALFFNLRRLRARLSQGSESLASSEMYREIAQALNVSVGDVALMDSRLSGPDSSLNAPLMEDESGSADRQDFLVSDAPLPDEMVSSSIDDERRVIWLTDALDVLSDRELRIIRERRLQDDGATLEALGSELGISKERVRQIETRALEKLRAALLARNPDQAAYVS, from the coding sequence ATGAAATCCCAGTCCGCAGGCCGCGTAATGATCCGGGCGGCTATGGCCGCGCCCTATCTCCAGAGAGACGAGGAATACGAGCTCGCAGTTCGTTGGAAGGATCTGAAAGATCAGGATGCTCTTCACCGCATGACGGCCGCGCATATGCGGCTGGTGATTTCGATGGCATCCAAATTCCGTCACTTCGGCCTGTCGATGAACGATCTGATCCAGGAGGGGCATGTCGGCCTGCTTGAGGCGGCAGCACGCTTCGAGCCGGAGCGCGAGGTGCGTTTTTCCACCTATGCCACATGGTGGATCAGGGCTTCGATACAGGATTACATCCTGCGCAACTGGTCCATCGTGCGCGGCGGCACGTCCTCGGCCCAGAAGGCGCTTTTCTTCAACCTTCGTCGTCTTCGCGCACGCCTCAGCCAAGGGTCGGAGAGCCTAGCCTCGAGCGAGATGTACAGGGAGATTGCACAGGCGCTGAACGTGTCGGTGGGCGATGTGGCGCTGATGGACAGCCGCCTGTCCGGACCGGATTCCTCGCTGAACGCACCGTTGATGGAAGATGAGTCCGGCAGCGCCGACAGGCAGGATTTCCTTGTGTCGGACGCCCCGCTTCCCGACGAAATGGTCTCCAGTTCCATCGACGACGAGCGCCGTGTGATCTGGCTGACGGATGCACTCGACGTACTGTCGGACCGCGAACTGCGCATCATCCGCGAACGCCGGTTGCAGGACGACGGGGCAACGCTCGAGGCGCTCGGCAGCGAGCTCGGAATATCCAAGGAGCGCGTTCGCCAGATCGAGACACGCGCACTGGAAAAGCTGCGGGCCGCGCTCTTGGCACGCAACCCCGATCAGGCAGCCTATGTAAGCTGA
- a CDS encoding ATP-binding cassette domain-containing protein gives MTTQTALVLDDVTFAHEGLTLRFDLGVAAGEWLAIIGPSGAGKSTLLDIVAGFLQPDRGRVLFGGRDMTSAAPSDRPVSFVFQENNLFSNLTAEANVLLGLTTALRASPEERRSALAALDAVGLSGFGKRLPAAMSGGERQRVALARAMVRRRPLLLLDEPLAALGPAMRQDILALIARLRREAGLTILMVTHQPDDAIGHADRIAYVENGRIAAIGTTAEMLGPPPNPVLAGYLAG, from the coding sequence ATGACAACGCAGACAGCCCTCGTCCTCGACGACGTGACCTTTGCCCATGAGGGCCTGACGCTCCGGTTCGATCTCGGCGTGGCGGCCGGAGAATGGCTGGCCATCATCGGTCCCAGCGGTGCGGGCAAGTCGACCCTGCTGGACATCGTGGCAGGATTTCTGCAGCCGGATCGGGGCCGGGTCCTGTTCGGCGGTCGCGACATGACGTCCGCGGCTCCGTCCGACAGGCCCGTGAGTTTCGTCTTCCAGGAGAACAACCTGTTCTCCAACCTGACGGCAGAGGCCAACGTGCTGCTGGGGCTGACGACGGCGCTGCGCGCCAGCCCGGAAGAGAGGCGGTCGGCGCTTGCGGCGCTCGACGCGGTCGGTCTGTCCGGTTTCGGCAAGCGACTGCCGGCCGCCATGTCGGGCGGGGAACGGCAGCGCGTCGCGCTGGCGCGCGCGATGGTGCGTCGGCGGCCGCTGCTTCTTCTGGACGAGCCGCTCGCGGCCCTTGGGCCGGCAATGCGGCAGGACATTCTGGCGCTGATCGCACGCCTGCGCCGCGAGGCCGGCCTGACGATCCTGATGGTGACACACCAGCCGGACGACGCAATCGGCCATGCCGACCGCATCGCCTATGTGGAAAACGGGCGGATCGCCGCCATCGGCACGACGGCGGAGATGCTGGGCCCCCCGCCCAACCCCGTGCTGGCGGGGTATCTTGCCGGGTAA
- a CDS encoding RNA-binding S4 domain-containing protein yields the protein MAAGEQRIDKWLFFARVVKSRSLAQKLAISGAVRVNRDKVEHAARLVRPGDVLTIRLDRSVRVLRVLTAGDRRGPASEAANLFEELTSPGLSTDADGQGKSLSR from the coding sequence ATGGCGGCAGGGGAACAGCGTATCGACAAGTGGCTGTTCTTCGCGCGTGTCGTCAAATCGCGGAGCCTTGCGCAGAAGCTTGCCATTTCAGGCGCTGTTCGCGTCAATCGTGACAAGGTGGAACATGCCGCGCGCCTCGTGCGGCCGGGCGACGTCCTGACCATACGTCTGGACAGATCCGTTCGCGTGTTACGCGTGCTGACCGCCGGAGACAGGCGCGGCCCCGCCAGCGAGGCGGCCAACCTCTTCGAGGAGCTGACGTCCCCGGGCTTGTCCACCGACGCGGACGGGCAAGGGAAATCTTTATCGCGATAA
- the ubiG gene encoding bifunctional 2-polyprenyl-6-hydroxyphenol methylase/3-demethylubiquinol 3-O-methyltransferase UbiG, producing the protein MSDNKATTIDAAEVERFSRLAAEWWNPHGKFRPLHKFNPVRLEWIRDEIVRHFGRDALAPLPLSGLRILDIGCGGGLVCEPLARLGADITGADASATNIEVARLHASQGNLAIDYRATTAEALAEAGESYDIVLALEIVEHVSDVPFFLTTCAGMVRPGGLMVVATINRTMKALALAIVGAEYVLRWLPRGTHSYEKLVRPEEIARPLEAAGLTLAARTGVAYTPLADRWRATSDMDVNYMMSATRPA; encoded by the coding sequence ATGTCCGACAACAAGGCGACGACGATCGACGCGGCGGAGGTCGAGCGTTTCTCCCGGCTGGCCGCCGAATGGTGGAACCCGCATGGCAAGTTCCGGCCGCTGCACAAGTTCAATCCCGTCCGTCTCGAATGGATCCGCGACGAGATCGTGCGGCATTTCGGCCGCGATGCGCTGGCACCGCTTCCGCTGTCCGGCCTGCGCATCCTGGATATCGGCTGCGGCGGGGGCCTCGTCTGCGAGCCGCTGGCCCGGCTGGGCGCCGACATCACGGGCGCCGATGCCAGCGCCACGAATATCGAGGTCGCCCGCCTGCATGCCTCGCAAGGCAACCTCGCCATCGACTATCGCGCCACGACGGCCGAGGCACTGGCTGAGGCGGGCGAAAGCTACGACATCGTCCTGGCGCTGGAGATCGTCGAGCACGTCTCCGACGTTCCGTTCTTCCTGACCACCTGCGCGGGCATGGTGCGGCCCGGCGGATTGATGGTGGTCGCCACCATCAACCGCACGATGAAGGCCCTGGCGCTGGCCATCGTGGGTGCGGAGTACGTTCTGCGCTGGCTGCCGCGCGGCACCCATTCCTACGAAAAACTCGTTCGCCCCGAGGAAATCGCGCGGCCCCTGGAAGCCGCCGGCCTGACGCTGGCGGCACGCACCGGCGTCGCCTACACGCCGCTGGCCGACAGATGGCGTGCGACCTCCGACATGGACGTCAACTACATGATGTCCGCCACCCGCCCGGCTTGA
- a CDS encoding helicase-related protein encodes MRPINTRPPARPERFDATGVKAVLGPTNTGKTWLAIERMVAHSSGVIGLPLRLLAREVYQRVVDRVGVGAVSLITGEEKIKPPNARYSVCTVEAMPVDSGAAFVAIDEVQLAGDLERGHVFTDRILHMRGREETLLLGSATMRGVLERLMPGIAVQTRPRLSQLLYAGSKKITRLPRRSAIVAFSADEVYAIAELIRRQRGGAAVVLGALSPRTRNAQVELYQNGDVEFLVATDAVGMGLNLDVDHVAFAQDWKFDGFQYRQLTPSEYGQIAGRAGRHVRDGTFGVTGQVDPLPQELVEALEAHRFEPLKVLQWRSRQLDFSSCEALRQSLDAAPAVPDLTRSLPSVDQRALGLLAADPGIAQMARGARAVELLWEACKLPDYRRIAPAQHADIIASIYRDLIGRGHVAEDYMAAQVQRADFTEGDIDALSRRIAEIRTWTYISHRPGWLADPSHWQEKTRAIEDRLSDALHERLTKRFVDRRTSVLMRRLRENAFMEAEIGGDGKVLVEGHHVGELQGFRFTPDAKSDGPDAKAVRAAAQKALSGEYDNRAERFANAPNGDFALGSDGLLRWLGAPVAVLSAGDSPLRPRVVLLADDQLAGAQRDKVQARAERYVTYQVSTVLKPLVDLEAGEGLEGTAKGIAYRLAENFGILQRREIADDVRSLDQDARAALRALGVRFGAYHIFLPLLVKPAPAQLITLLWGIRNDGRDRPGFGEVTQLLATGRTSAPLDAGFDPIFYTLSGYRVLGRRAVRVDILERLADLIRPALAWKPGVGKRPEGAFDGREFQVTAAMMSILGATPDDMDEILKGLGYRARSVEQAEVERLVAAQEAASAPTLAELPPEDAAIVEEAAIATPAEVVAPDEAAEAVSPGDASEAQAETPLMQPAAAVTDEEAIETVPEDAPVPVDTVLSDNTPADTVEVATDEAVPDDGAPAATDGAADAAPEERKLVQLWKPHRGEGRGGRRDDARANRGGQQQRRRPGGNQGAPAGAPGEARRNEREGQEGAQQRKPWQKAKRVEGRGKPRPDKDERKPAMREERRPERQKPIDPDSPFAKLATLRDMLKK; translated from the coding sequence ATGCGCCCGATCAACACCAGACCGCCTGCCCGGCCCGAGCGCTTCGACGCGACCGGTGTCAAAGCGGTTCTCGGACCCACCAACACCGGCAAGACGTGGCTCGCGATCGAGCGGATGGTTGCCCATTCGTCGGGCGTGATCGGCCTGCCCCTGCGTCTCCTGGCGCGGGAGGTGTATCAACGCGTCGTCGACCGGGTCGGCGTCGGGGCGGTGTCGCTGATCACCGGCGAAGAAAAGATCAAGCCGCCGAATGCCCGCTACTCAGTCTGCACCGTCGAGGCGATGCCTGTGGATTCGGGAGCGGCCTTCGTCGCGATCGACGAGGTGCAACTGGCAGGCGACCTGGAGCGCGGCCATGTCTTCACCGACCGGATCCTGCACATGCGCGGCCGCGAGGAGACGCTGCTCCTTGGCTCCGCGACCATGCGCGGCGTGTTGGAAAGATTGATGCCGGGCATTGCGGTGCAGACGCGACCGCGCCTGTCGCAACTTCTCTATGCCGGCTCCAAGAAGATCACCCGCCTGCCACGCCGCAGCGCCATTGTCGCCTTTTCAGCCGACGAGGTCTACGCCATCGCGGAGCTGATACGGCGCCAGCGCGGCGGCGCCGCCGTGGTGCTGGGCGCGCTCAGCCCACGCACGCGCAATGCACAGGTAGAGCTGTACCAGAATGGCGACGTCGAGTTTCTGGTGGCCACCGATGCCGTGGGCATGGGCCTGAACCTCGACGTGGACCATGTCGCCTTCGCTCAGGACTGGAAATTCGACGGCTTCCAGTACCGCCAGCTCACGCCATCCGAATATGGCCAGATCGCAGGGCGCGCCGGCCGGCATGTCCGTGACGGAACCTTCGGCGTGACCGGGCAGGTCGATCCGCTGCCGCAGGAACTGGTCGAGGCGCTGGAAGCCCATCGCTTCGAGCCCCTCAAGGTGTTGCAATGGCGTTCGCGGCAGCTCGACTTCTCGTCCTGCGAGGCGCTGCGCCAGAGCCTGGACGCGGCGCCTGCCGTGCCCGACCTGACCCGCAGCCTTCCTTCCGTCGATCAGCGGGCTCTGGGCCTCCTGGCCGCCGATCCCGGCATTGCCCAGATGGCCAGGGGCGCGCGCGCGGTGGAACTTCTGTGGGAAGCCTGCAAGCTTCCCGACTATCGGCGAATCGCTCCGGCCCAGCATGCGGACATCATCGCCTCCATCTACCGCGACCTGATCGGACGGGGCCATGTCGCCGAAGATTACATGGCGGCGCAGGTCCAGAGGGCCGACTTCACCGAAGGCGATATCGATGCGCTGTCGCGGCGGATCGCGGAAATCCGCACCTGGACCTATATTTCGCACCGGCCCGGATGGCTTGCCGATCCGTCACACTGGCAGGAAAAGACGCGCGCGATCGAGGACAGGCTGTCCGACGCGTTGCACGAGCGGTTGACGAAACGCTTCGTAGACCGCAGGACAAGCGTCTTGATGAGGCGGCTGAGAGAGAACGCATTCATGGAAGCTGAGATCGGCGGCGACGGCAAGGTGCTCGTGGAGGGACACCATGTAGGCGAGCTGCAGGGGTTCAGGTTCACGCCGGACGCCAAATCCGACGGCCCCGATGCGAAGGCCGTACGCGCCGCGGCGCAGAAGGCCCTGTCCGGGGAATACGACAACCGGGCGGAGCGCTTCGCGAACGCACCCAATGGCGATTTCGCCCTCGGCTCGGATGGCCTACTGCGATGGCTGGGGGCGCCCGTCGCCGTGCTGAGCGCCGGCGACTCGCCCTTGCGTCCGCGCGTCGTGCTTCTGGCCGACGACCAGTTGGCCGGCGCCCAGCGCGACAAGGTGCAGGCGCGCGCCGAGCGTTATGTCACCTACCAGGTTTCGACCGTGCTCAAGCCGCTGGTGGACCTGGAGGCCGGCGAAGGCCTCGAAGGCACCGCCAAGGGCATCGCCTATCGCCTTGCCGAAAATTTCGGGATTCTGCAGAGGCGCGAAATCGCCGATGACGTCCGCAGCCTGGATCAGGACGCCCGCGCGGCCCTGCGCGCCCTCGGCGTCCGCTTCGGCGCCTATCACATTTTCCTGCCCCTTTTGGTCAAGCCGGCGCCGGCGCAGCTCATCACTCTTCTCTGGGGCATCCGCAACGACGGTCGCGACCGCCCCGGCTTCGGCGAGGTGACGCAACTTCTGGCCACCGGCCGCACCTCCGCGCCGCTGGATGCCGGCTTCGACCCCATATTCTATACGTTGTCGGGCTACCGCGTTCTCGGCCGGCGCGCGGTGCGCGTCGATATCCTGGAGCGCCTTGCCGACCTTATCCGCCCTGCCTTGGCCTGGAAGCCCGGCGTCGGAAAACGCCCGGAGGGTGCATTCGACGGCCGCGAGTTCCAGGTGACGGCGGCGATGATGTCCATTCTCGGCGCAACGCCCGACGATATGGACGAGATCCTCAAGGGTCTCGGCTATCGTGCGCGCAGCGTCGAGCAGGCCGAGGTCGAGCGCCTGGTCGCGGCGCAGGAGGCCGCATCCGCGCCGACGCTGGCCGAGCTGCCGCCCGAAGACGCGGCGATCGTCGAGGAAGCGGCGATTGCCACGCCCGCCGAGGTGGTGGCGCCCGATGAGGCAGCCGAGGCAGTCTCGCCGGGCGACGCAAGTGAGGCACAGGCTGAAACACCGCTGATGCAGCCTGCGGCGGCCGTTACCGACGAAGAAGCCATCGAGACGGTGCCGGAAGACGCTCCCGTTCCCGTCGATACCGTCCTGTCCGACAATACGCCGGCAGACACGGTTGAGGTCGCAACCGACGAGGCCGTACCGGATGACGGGGCCCCGGCCGCGACCGATGGTGCGGCGGACGCGGCCCCGGAAGAGCGCAAGCTCGTCCAGCTCTGGAAGCCGCATCGCGGCGAGGGCCGTGGCGGACGGCGCGACGATGCGCGCGCCAACCGCGGCGGCCAGCAGCAGCGACGCCGCCCCGGAGGGAATCAGGGCGCGCCGGCCGGTGCACCCGGGGAGGCCCGGCGCAACGAACGCGAGGGCCAGGAGGGTGCGCAGCAGCGCAAGCCCTGGCAGAAGGCCAAGCGTGTGGAAGGGCGTGGCAAGCCGAGGCCGGACAAGGATGAGCGCAAGCCCGCCATGCGGGAGGAAAGGCGGCCCGAACGGCAGAAGCCGATCGACCCCGACTCCCCTTTCGCCAAGCTGGCCACGCTGAGGGATATGCTCAAGAAGTAA
- a CDS encoding CarD family transcriptional regulator, which produces MSIQKKTSQRQGFKTGESIVYPAHGVGQIVAIEEQTVAGMKLELFVIDFEKDKMRLKVPVAKAESVGMRKLSETDFVDRALKVVQGRARVKRTMWSRRAQEYDAKINSGDLISIAEVVRDLYRADSQPEQSYSERQLYEAALGRMARELAAVNEVSETEAVRLIEINLNKRPARAKVAENDEDEIEADEAA; this is translated from the coding sequence ATGAGCATTCAGAAGAAGACCTCCCAGCGTCAAGGTTTCAAGACTGGTGAAAGCATCGTCTACCCCGCCCACGGCGTCGGTCAGATCGTAGCCATCGAAGAGCAGACGGTTGCGGGGATGAAGCTCGAACTCTTCGTCATCGACTTCGAAAAAGACAAGATGCGGCTGAAGGTGCCGGTCGCCAAGGCGGAGTCCGTCGGCATGCGCAAGCTGTCCGAGACGGATTTCGTGGACAGGGCGCTGAAGGTCGTGCAGGGCCGCGCGCGCGTCAAGCGTACGATGTGGAGTCGCCGCGCCCAGGAATACGACGCGAAGATCAATTCCGGCGATCTCATTTCCATCGCCGAGGTGGTCCGCGATCTGTACCGCGCCGACAGCCAGCCGGAGCAGTCCTATTCGGAACGCCAGTTGTATGAGGCGGCCCTCGGACGCATGGCGCGCGAACTCGCCGCCGTCAACGAGGTGTCCGAGACGGAAGCCGTGCGCCTGATCGAAATCAACCTCAACAAGAGGCCGGCCCGCGCCAAGGTTGCCGAGAACGACGAAGACGAGATCGAGGCCGACGAGGCCGCCTGA